From Gemmatimonadaceae bacterium, a single genomic window includes:
- a CDS encoding SusC/RagA family TonB-linked outer membrane protein, with translation MSLLAVLTAIAPGTLAAQGATGTVEGSVLEQGSGRPLGNAQVFIAGTTLGALTNGQGFYRITGAPARQVDVRVRLIGFGPASKSALVTAGQTSTVDFTLSVSALQLEQVVVTGSGQAVEVKKLGNTVATVQPPQFAPISSPTELLQGREPGLVGLPSSGLTGEGARIRIRGNASLSMSNEPIIFIDGMRMNARGGFGNNVGAGGGGSPSRLDDIDPATIERVEILKGAAAATLYGTEASNGVIQIFTKRGNSGAARWTFQGEQSMLTYPEDRVKLSYGWVRPGTEAKLSQFYGTQLKAYDMMESDWPRRPMDTGLGTQGSGTVQGGSQNYTYFVAGRYGQENGPVGLEEFGTARDFNRKISGNTQLGIVVSNDLRFGFRAGYYDTHQETINNNNNIYAVTALSMFGKPELANCDASSVKSPRTCSGAGNEAGNAAFMTVKEAMGQETMNDAGRFQGIIDATYTPSSSVTWTSTLGVDATDDRSFSFSPFGYNIDKFTSQTPNGARGSNARKDRQYTIDSKILWKSKILGRESDFVVGLQGFVSRTYQVGGSDANFPGPGIEVVGAGNTQVVNESLNAATNGGYFVQEQLSVTPWMFVTGGARYDYSSAFGETQKGVLYPKASISVVPSDMSGWGSPLGLNTFRVRAAIGKSGRQPGAFDKLTTYQPITSIFGSGLRPQGLGNPALEPEISTEWEAGFETGFMNNKVGIDFTYWNRSVNDVLVAKQFAPSGGFQNLQLANIGKLEAHGYDITGKLFLVQNKDLSLDLFANGAYIFQKVASLGGAAPLKVGGSYPRYRNFIKEGEAPGALFGAKLVQSCSARPANATYKCLQSGQLPFDQNGDGVPDTEAQLLAYLGQARTLDNLNLMRVDEDGDGDFLDHPDGKPFPDWQGAFGANLTLKRNWRFATLLEYKAGNYRVTNLTDQFRNANPLIGRNTIKAATAEATINNPASTAQQRLEAAKSWMTLKALSPYDGLNGTEDGSMVRLREISLTYTAPAGLAAKLGAKDLALTLSGRNLFLWTPYTGTDPEVNAQGRVDGGGRDNNFLDAVDAFGYPLSRRISLQVRLGY, from the coding sequence ATGTCCCTGTTGGCTGTCCTTACGGCCATCGCCCCCGGAACGTTGGCCGCGCAGGGCGCCACTGGGACGGTCGAAGGGTCGGTACTGGAGCAAGGCTCCGGTCGGCCCCTCGGCAACGCGCAGGTGTTCATCGCCGGAACGACGCTGGGAGCGCTGACCAACGGGCAGGGCTTCTATCGTATCACCGGCGCCCCGGCTCGGCAGGTCGATGTCCGCGTCCGACTCATCGGATTCGGACCGGCCAGCAAGTCGGCCCTGGTTACGGCGGGGCAGACGTCGACGGTGGACTTCACGCTCTCCGTCTCGGCGCTTCAGCTGGAGCAGGTGGTCGTCACGGGGTCGGGTCAGGCGGTCGAAGTGAAGAAGCTCGGGAACACGGTGGCTACGGTCCAGCCCCCGCAGTTTGCGCCGATCTCGTCGCCGACCGAGTTGTTGCAGGGTCGTGAGCCTGGTCTCGTCGGCCTGCCGTCGTCGGGTCTCACAGGCGAAGGCGCGCGCATCCGCATCCGCGGCAATGCGTCGCTCTCCATGTCCAACGAGCCGATCATCTTCATCGATGGCATGCGCATGAACGCGCGTGGCGGCTTCGGCAACAACGTCGGCGCCGGCGGCGGCGGTTCGCCGTCGCGGTTGGACGACATTGACCCGGCCACGATCGAGCGCGTCGAGATCCTCAAGGGCGCTGCCGCGGCGACGCTCTACGGGACCGAAGCGTCGAACGGCGTGATCCAGATCTTCACCAAGCGTGGCAACTCGGGTGCGGCGCGCTGGACGTTCCAGGGCGAGCAGTCGATGCTCACGTATCCGGAAGACCGCGTGAAGCTGTCCTACGGCTGGGTGCGCCCCGGCACCGAGGCCAAGCTGTCGCAGTTCTACGGCACGCAGCTCAAGGCCTACGACATGATGGAGTCCGACTGGCCGCGCCGGCCGATGGACACGGGCCTGGGAACCCAGGGGAGCGGCACGGTGCAGGGCGGGTCGCAGAACTACACGTATTTCGTGGCCGGTCGCTATGGGCAGGAGAATGGCCCCGTCGGACTCGAGGAGTTCGGCACGGCGCGCGACTTCAACCGCAAGATCTCCGGCAACACGCAGCTGGGCATCGTGGTGTCGAACGACCTGCGCTTTGGCTTCCGCGCCGGGTATTACGACACGCACCAGGAGACGATCAACAACAACAACAACATCTACGCCGTGACCGCGCTCTCCATGTTCGGCAAGCCCGAACTGGCGAACTGCGACGCGTCGTCGGTGAAGAGCCCGCGCACGTGTTCCGGCGCCGGCAACGAGGCAGGGAACGCCGCCTTCATGACGGTCAAGGAGGCGATGGGCCAGGAAACGATGAACGACGCGGGGCGTTTCCAGGGCATCATTGACGCGACCTACACGCCGTCGTCGAGCGTCACCTGGACGTCGACGCTCGGTGTGGACGCGACGGACGATCGCTCATTCTCGTTCTCGCCCTTCGGCTACAACATCGACAAGTTCACGAGCCAGACGCCCAACGGCGCGCGTGGCTCCAACGCACGAAAGGATCGGCAGTACACGATCGACTCGAAGATCCTGTGGAAGTCGAAGATCCTCGGGCGCGAGTCGGACTTCGTCGTTGGCCTCCAGGGCTTCGTGAGCCGTACGTACCAGGTGGGTGGCTCGGACGCCAACTTCCCCGGCCCGGGCATCGAAGTCGTGGGCGCCGGCAACACGCAGGTCGTCAACGAGTCACTCAACGCGGCGACCAACGGTGGCTACTTCGTTCAGGAACAGCTGTCGGTGACGCCGTGGATGTTCGTTACGGGCGGCGCGCGCTACGACTACTCGTCGGCCTTCGGTGAGACGCAGAAGGGTGTGCTCTACCCCAAGGCGTCGATCTCGGTGGTCCCGTCGGACATGAGTGGCTGGGGCAGCCCGCTCGGCCTGAACACGTTCCGCGTGCGGGCCGCGATCGGCAAGTCGGGCCGTCAGCCCGGCGCGTTCGACAAGCTCACGACCTACCAGCCGATCACGTCGATCTTCGGGTCGGGCCTCCGTCCCCAGGGCCTTGGCAACCCCGCCCTCGAGCCCGAAATCTCGACGGAATGGGAAGCCGGGTTCGAGACGGGCTTCATGAACAACAAGGTGGGTATCGACTTCACCTACTGGAACCGCTCGGTGAACGACGTGCTCGTCGCCAAGCAGTTCGCCCCGTCGGGTGGCTTCCAGAACCTCCAGCTCGCGAACATCGGCAAGCTCGAGGCGCACGGCTACGACATCACCGGCAAGCTGTTCCTCGTCCAGAACAAGGACCTGTCGCTCGACCTGTTCGCCAACGGCGCGTACATCTTCCAGAAGGTGGCCTCGCTTGGTGGCGCTGCTCCGCTCAAGGTCGGTGGCTCGTATCCGCGCTATCGTAACTTCATCAAGGAAGGCGAAGCGCCGGGCGCACTCTTCGGAGCAAAGCTCGTACAGTCGTGCTCCGCGCGTCCCGCGAACGCGACCTACAAGTGCCTCCAGAGCGGTCAGCTGCCGTTTGACCAGAACGGTGATGGCGTTCCCGACACCGAGGCGCAGCTGCTCGCCTACCTCGGCCAGGCCCGCACGCTGGACAACCTGAACCTGATGCGTGTGGACGAGGACGGCGATGGCGACTTCCTCGACCATCCCGATGGCAAGCCGTTCCCGGATTGGCAGGGTGCCTTTGGTGCCAACCTGACCCTCAAGCGCAACTGGCGTTTTGCCACGCTGCTCGAGTACAAGGCGGGCAACTATCGCGTGACGAACCTGACCGACCAGTTCCGAAACGCGAATCCGCTGATCGGCCGCAATACGATCAAGGCTGCCACGGCGGAAGCCACGATCAACAATCCGGCGTCGACTGCACAGCAGCGGCTGGAGGCGGCGAAGTCGTGGATGACGCTCAAGGCACTGTCCCCGTACGACGGCCTCAATGGCACGGAAGACGGTTCGATGGTGCGCCTGCGCGAGATTTCGCTGACCTACACGGCACCGGCGGGCCTGGCTGCCAAGCTCGGAGCCAAGGATCTGGCGCTGACACTCTCGGGCCGCAACCTGTTCCTGTGGACGCCGTACACGGGCACGGACCCTGAAGTAAATGCCCAGGGTCGCGTGGACGGCGGCGGTCGTGACAACAACTTCCTCGATGCGGTCGACGCGTTCGGGTATCCGCTCTCGCGCCGTATTTCCCTCCAGGTCCGCCTCGGCTACTAA
- a CDS encoding RagB/SusD family nutrient uptake outer membrane protein: MNSYTPMGIRVGRGVRNAVLVVAAVAATACNKFLEVENPNNVGDESLGNPAAAGSIVNGAGGATMRALNSLLAPYGAVTDELVWSGSRDAFKQLDDGGVSDPSNEYVDAASFQVSEARYLTEESIQRLLGFQKAGKLTDANDLARAYMFAAVMFRVIPDMYDDYVISSFRTDNGDPVGEANMGTLYDKAIDYATKGLALATDNTTKANLTAMRASARFNKAIWAKLNPGGAAPAQPLVNDAAAATDAAAAYALMTGLKYRFDISPSATASGNPSSGFEINQRLELAGGDRFVVRTTAGTRVASIRMVDPITNQADPILSENVERCCKVNATFNTDGNFIPFAVTSGIDMQLIIAEVALANNQMTTFATAINTIRTAYGLPDWTSASTVSASAILQHERSVGLFMQGRRLADLYRFNLKSDRWTTTSDAGKRVGCFFSISITERQSNAKVTAQPTCRQS; encoded by the coding sequence ATGAATTCCTACACCCCCATGGGAATCCGCGTCGGGAGAGGCGTGCGCAACGCCGTGCTCGTCGTGGCCGCCGTCGCGGCCACGGCGTGCAACAAATTCCTCGAGGTGGAGAACCCCAACAACGTTGGTGACGAATCGCTTGGTAACCCGGCTGCGGCGGGGTCGATCGTGAACGGGGCGGGCGGCGCGACGATGCGTGCGCTCAACTCGCTCCTCGCGCCATACGGCGCGGTCACGGACGAACTCGTGTGGTCGGGGTCGCGTGACGCCTTCAAGCAACTCGATGATGGCGGCGTCTCCGATCCGTCGAACGAATACGTGGATGCGGCGAGCTTCCAGGTGTCGGAGGCGAGATACCTGACCGAGGAGTCGATCCAGCGCCTGCTTGGATTCCAGAAGGCGGGGAAGCTCACGGACGCCAATGACCTCGCCCGCGCCTACATGTTCGCGGCGGTCATGTTCCGCGTGATTCCGGACATGTACGACGACTACGTCATCAGCTCGTTCCGCACGGACAATGGAGATCCGGTGGGCGAGGCGAACATGGGCACGCTGTACGACAAGGCGATCGACTACGCCACGAAGGGCCTGGCCCTCGCCACGGACAACACGACGAAGGCCAACCTGACCGCGATGCGGGCATCCGCCCGGTTCAACAAGGCCATCTGGGCCAAGCTGAACCCCGGTGGTGCTGCGCCGGCGCAACCGCTCGTGAACGACGCGGCGGCGGCGACCGATGCGGCGGCCGCGTACGCGCTGATGACGGGGCTCAAGTACCGCTTCGACATCAGCCCGAGCGCCACGGCGTCGGGCAACCCGTCGTCGGGTTTCGAGATCAATCAGCGACTCGAACTCGCCGGTGGCGATCGCTTTGTCGTGCGCACCACGGCTGGCACGCGTGTGGCGTCGATCCGCATGGTCGATCCCATCACCAACCAGGCGGACCCGATCCTGAGCGAAAACGTGGAGCGGTGCTGCAAGGTGAACGCGACCTTCAACACCGACGGCAACTTCATCCCGTTTGCGGTCACGTCGGGTATCGATATGCAGCTCATCATCGCGGAAGTCGCGCTGGCCAACAACCAGATGACGACCTTCGCGACCGCCATCAACACGATCCGTACGGCCTACGGTCTTCCGGATTGGACGTCGGCGAGCACGGTGTCGGCGTCGGCGATCCTGCAGCACGAGCGCAGCGTGGGCCTCTTCATGCAGGGCCGTCGGTTGGCCGACCTCTATCGCTTCAATCTCAAGAGCGACAGGTGGACGACCACGTCTGACGCCGGCAAGCGAGTCGGGTGCTTCTTCTCGATCTCGATCACCGAGCGTCAGTCGAACGCCAAGGTGACCGCGCAGCCCACCTGCCGGCAGTCGTAA
- a CDS encoding NAD(P)-dependent oxidoreductase codes for MIAAKRVLVAGATGAIGRVLCRLLVSDGWQVVGTTRRAEAAPALMAMGVAPAIVDVLDADALHAVVLAARPSAVIHQLTDLPKQFEHDALREALPRNARLREVGTRHLVDACVDAGVGHVIVQSIAFAYAPGPIPQSEDAPLNIDAADKMAAQTARAVHVMERLVLSGPFRGVVLRYGRLYGPGTWTDVPPSAAPVHVDAAAEAARLALTRGEAGVYNVAEPDGTVSITRTVTQLGWDPSFRMPAD; via the coding sequence ATGATCGCAGCGAAGCGAGTCCTGGTCGCCGGCGCCACGGGTGCCATCGGTCGCGTGTTGTGCCGCCTGCTCGTCTCGGACGGGTGGCAAGTGGTCGGCACGACGCGGCGCGCCGAGGCGGCACCGGCGCTCATGGCGATGGGCGTCGCGCCCGCCATCGTAGATGTGCTTGACGCTGATGCTCTCCACGCGGTGGTGCTCGCCGCACGACCCTCGGCCGTGATCCACCAGCTCACCGACCTTCCCAAACAGTTCGAGCATGACGCGCTCCGCGAAGCGCTGCCTCGCAATGCCCGTCTCCGCGAAGTCGGCACCAGGCATCTGGTCGATGCCTGCGTCGATGCCGGCGTTGGACACGTCATCGTGCAGAGCATCGCGTTCGCGTATGCGCCCGGACCGATCCCGCAGTCAGAAGACGCCCCGCTGAACATCGATGCCGCCGACAAGATGGCCGCACAGACAGCGCGCGCCGTTCACGTGATGGAGCGCCTGGTGCTCTCCGGCCCGTTTCGTGGCGTCGTTCTGCGCTACGGTCGGCTCTATGGTCCCGGCACCTGGACCGACGTCCCACCATCCGCCGCGCCCGTTCACGTCGATGCCGCCGCGGAGGCCGCGCGGCTGGCGCTCACGCGCGGTGAGGCCGGGGTCTACAACGTGGCGGAGCCGGACGGCACGGTTTCCATCACGAGAACCGTCACGCAACTGGGATGGGATCCGAGCTTCCGGATGCCGGCGGACTGA
- the ccoS gene encoding cbb3-type cytochrome oxidase assembly protein CcoS, with amino-acid sequence MTIIYVVLPLALLIVGVALWAYVWAARSGQFDDLDTPALRVVVDADGDVSPPRPAGRTDARGHAHATPEQP; translated from the coding sequence ATGACGATCATCTATGTGGTACTCCCGCTGGCGCTTCTGATTGTTGGAGTGGCGTTATGGGCCTACGTGTGGGCCGCGCGCAGCGGCCAGTTCGATGACCTCGACACTCCGGCGCTACGGGTGGTCGTGGACGCCGACGGCGACGTGAGCCCGCCGCGCCCAGCAGGTCGTACCGATGCGCGTGGCCACGCGCACGCCACCCCGGAACAGCCATGA